DNA sequence from the Amycolatopsis sp. Hca4 genome:
CCTCCGGTGGTGGATGGGCGAACGGTGTTCAAGTCCGTCGGGCTCGCTGTGCAGGACTGGGCGATTGCCCGGCTGCTCGGTCAGGTGTGTTGGTCAGGCGGGTGACCGGCGGCCTCCGTCAGGTGATGTGGTTCCTCGGCAACTCCACTTCACATCCGGAGGCCTTCACCTGTCTGCACGACAGGGCTGTCACCAGTCACCTCAACTCCCTGGACATCACAGCCAGGGCGGACTGGTCACCCCGCGTGCCGGGTGGGCGGCGGAGAGCAACCGGGAGCGGCCGAACGGCGCAATCTTGCGTCTGGAGCGTTTGATCTGTCACCCGATCCGGGAATTTTCGCGGCATGTCTCCTTGGCGAACCACTACCAGACGGAACACGGCCGTGCGGGTCATCACGGCGATCGGCGCGATCTTCGCGGGGATCGAAGTTCTCTACATGATCATGGTGCTCGCGGGCGCGAACGCCGGCAACGCCTTCTTCCAGTTCATCAAGTCACTGGCGGTTCCTCTCGCGTTGTTCTGGCCCGGTTTGTTCCCGGTGGACAGCCCCAGCCTCGCCGTGATCCTCGACTACGGCCTGGCCGCGGTGTTCTGGCTGGTCGTCACCGGCATCATCGCCCGCTTCGCGGGCCGGTGACCGACGGGCGACGCCGCCCTCAGTGCTGCCGCCTGCTGTCGCTGCCCCCCTCCAGCGGCGGCAGGCGGCTCACCACTTGGCTGCCGGTAGGTCGATGCCGGCCAGCGTGCGTCGCTCGATCGGGTGCTGCTGCGAGAGAAACGGCTCCCTGCTGCGGACTGACTGCTGCAGTGAGAACCGCTGTCGGTTGCCCCAGGGTCATATTCAGCCAACTCCCGTCACCGGCAAGTCGGCGACTTTGCGCGAGGAGTACCGCGCCGCCGGACGGCTGCCGCTTGGCGGGAACGCCAGGACCCAGGTGGGATTGCAGCAGCCACACCCGCTGCCCTGCAGGCACTTGTCACCTGAGCAAATCCCCTCCCTGATCCCAACCGCCACACCCGATACGTGGCCGAGGACACCGACCGGGCCAGTCGCCTGCACGCTAATTCGGCTCGGACACAACGCAAACCGAATAGCGAGTCCTCGAGATCCGGGCTATCCGCAGGTGTAAGCCCGCACAGATCGCGTACCTACCCGGGATGAGCCGCTCCACGGTGCGAAGGATCCTGTCCGGCCATCGTCTGCGACGGCTAAACCATCAACCACCCGAACTATCGCCGCTAAGGCGTGTCTGACAATGCTTTGGTCCAGGTGATCACCGCGTGCAGGACAACCGCTGATCGGTCGACGATGGCGAGTTTGATGCCCCTATCGATGTCAAGTGGTCGCTGGGGGGCTGGTGTGGCGTGATGTTCGGGCGATGAGTTCGTAGAGCTCGCGCGTGACATAGCGCTTGAGGCAGCGGATCGCTTCGCGTCTGGTCTTGCCCTCGTGGACGCGTCGGTCGACGTAGGTGCGGGTGCGCAGATCCCAGCGAAGTCTTGCGATGACGATCGCGTAGAGGGCGGAGTTGGCTTGACGGTCGCCGCCGCGGTTGAGTCTGCGGCGTTGAGTCTTGCCGGAGGACATCTCGATGGGGCTGGCTCCGCAGCGTGCCGCAAAGGATGCTTCGCTGGTGAGCCGGCGTGGGTTGTCGCCGGCGGCGAGGAGCAGGGCTGCGGCAGTGTCGGGACCGACGCCGTATCGCTGGAGCAACTCGGGTGTGTGGGCATTGATGGCGTCGGTGATTCGCTGGTTGAGGTCGTTGACCTCGCGGGTGAGTTCGATGATCCGGCGAGCCAGCAGTCGCAGGGTGTAGGCAGCGCGTGCCGCTGGTGTGTCGGGGTGGCTCGGGTTGAGGTCGGCGCATCGGTGGACGAGTTTGGGGTTGCTCAGTCCGGTCATCGAGTCGCGAAGGGTCGGCGCCGACGAGGATGGCCTTGAGCTGGTTGATCGCCTGAGTTCGTGACTTGGTGGCCGAGGCTTTGGCCAGCTTGAACAGGCGGATCCGTTCGACGTGGCCGTCGCCGGACTTGGCGAGGGCGGTGGCTCGGCCGGACAGGACCGCTCGGGCTGCTGTTTCGGCGTCGATGGCGTCGGTTTTGCCGCGGCGTCGCCGGTGGGCCTTGTCCGGCTGATTGA
Encoded proteins:
- a CDS encoding transposase gives rise to the protein MTGLSNPKLVHRCADLNPSHPDTPAARAAYTLRLLARRIIELTREVNDLNQRITDAINAHTPELLQRYGVGPDTAAALLLAAGDNPRRLTSEASFAARCGASPIEMSSGKTQRRRLNRGGDRQANSALYAIVIARLRWDLRTRTYVDRRVHEGKTRREAIRCLKRYVTRELYELIARTSRHTSPPATT